Proteins encoded in a region of the Pieris brassicae chromosome 3, ilPieBrab1.1, whole genome shotgun sequence genome:
- the LOC123707084 gene encoding carbohydrate sulfotransferase 11-like, protein MFSIKRLRSRMNTKVYYGLRCGAKTVTFLFWATLYVVVMKMTLLKSNTSPPVKDSLILDNYTKWLLQGPVLGDDVEGDTSEWKDPDNATLIELENRSLRVQEACRKYSLQSQPINSKEFFVDHAHNLVWCNIFKAASSSWLYKFNILGGYEKKFLSRSRYTPLTLARRKFPRPSEDELRDAINTPGVISLLVVREPFVRLLSAYRDKLENISPPFYRKLARTIVTEHRDAASKILGNIKSFGPTFYEFIAYLISKQKSKTITFDEHWAPYYQFCSPCAINFTVISKVETLSMDSSYVIQQLGLGHLLSPRVKDRRTRLRTVMNKSRDGKNTSALLRYYFGQINKQMLKDLLDIYGIDFYMFGYDSDVYNKYVRK, encoded by the exons ATGTTCTCGATAAAACGACTCCGTTCGCGGATGAATACAAAAGTGTATTATGGTTTGAGGTGTGGAGCGAAAACTGTGACCTTTCTGTTTTGGGCAACGTTATACGTCGTTGTAATGAAAATGACTCTATTGAAGAGCAATACAAGCCCTCCAGTGAAGGATTCATTGATACTTGACAATTATACTAAGTGGCTA ttacagGGACCAGTTTTGGGTGACGACGTGGAAGGGGATACCTCCGAGTGGAAAGATCCAGATAACGCAACGCTTATTGAATTAGAAAATAGATCTCTAAGGGTCCAAGAAGCTTGCCGGAAATATTCACTTCAGTCACAGCCTATAAATAGTAAGGAATTCTTCGTGGATCACGCACACAACCTTGTTTGGTGCAATATATTTAAGGCTGCAAGCTCTTCTTGGTTGtacaagtttaatattttag GTGGTTAtgaaaagaaatttttatcGCGTAGTCGATATACACCTCTAACATTGGCGCGACGAAAGTTTCCGAGACCCAGTGAAGACGAATTGAGGGACGCAATAAACACGCCTGGCGTAATATCGTTATTAGTAGTGCGAGAACCATTCGTGAGACTTCTCTCCGCCTACAGAGACAAACTGGAGAACATCTCACCGCCATTTTATAGGAAGCTGGCTAGAACAATCGTCACAGAGCATAGAGACGCAGCGTCAAAAATTTTGGGAAACATCAAAAGTTTCGGACCAACATTCTACGAGTTCATCGCTTATTTGATCTCTAAACAGAAGTCAAAAACCATAACCTTCGACGAACATTGGGCGCCTTATTATCAATTCTGCTCTCCTTGCGCTATAAACTTCACTGTCATATCTAAAGTCGAAACACTGTCAATGGACTCTTCGTATGTCATCCAACAACTCGGTCTGGGACACTTATTAAGCCCGCGAGTGAAAGACAGACGCACACGACTTCGCACAGTTATGAATAAATCACGGGATGGAAAAAACACATCTGCACTACTTAGATATTATTTCGGGCAAATTAATAAACAGATGCTCAAAGATTTATTAGACATTTACGGTATTGACTTTTATATGTTCGGTTATGATTCAgatgtttataataagtatgtaagaaaataa